One genomic segment of Candidatus Methylomirabilota bacterium includes these proteins:
- a CDS encoding phosphoketolase, translating to AVDLLRHHAPGLKVRVINVVNLMKLQPASEHPHGLSDHDYDALFTKDKPIIFAFHGYPWLIHRLTYRRTSHANLHVRGYKEEGTTSTPFDMCVLNDIDRFHLVSDVIDRVPKLGARAAYAKQAIRDRLIEHQEYIARHGDDMPGIANWKWGQAATSGGAGSTEADNV from the coding sequence GCGGTCGACCTGCTGCGGCACCACGCGCCCGGGCTGAAGGTCCGAGTCATCAACGTGGTCAATCTCATGAAGCTGCAGCCCGCGAGCGAGCATCCCCACGGCCTGTCGGATCACGACTACGACGCGCTGTTCACGAAGGACAAGCCGATCATCTTCGCCTTCCACGGCTACCCGTGGCTGATTCACCGGCTGACCTACCGGCGGACCAGCCACGCGAATCTGCACGTGCGCGGCTACAAGGAGGAGGGGACCACCAGCACGCCCTTCGACATGTGCGTGCTCAACGACATCGACCGCTTCCACCTGGTCAGCGACGTGATCGACCGGGTCCCCAAGCTCGGCGCCCGCGCGGCGTACGCCAAGCAGGCGATCCGCGACCGGCTCATCGAGCACCAGGAATACATCGCCCGGCACGGCGACGACATGCCCGGCATCGCGAACTGGAAGTGGGGGCAGGCGGCGACGAGCGGAGGGGCGGGCTCGACCGAGGCGGACAACGTGTGA
- a CDS encoding histidine phosphatase family protein, which translates to MSGGRVFAIRHGETAWSLSGQHTGTTDIPLTDNGRRLAARIGPVLEREVFALVLTSPLQRARETCELAGLGARALLDPDLVEWNYGDYEGLTPKQIHEKAPGWLIFRDGCPGGETSEQVGARADRVIARARATSGDVALFAHGHVLRVLVARWLGLAAAAGQSFLLDTGTLNVLGYYREIPALKIWNAPIAG; encoded by the coding sequence GTGAGCGGCGGCCGGGTGTTCGCGATCCGGCACGGGGAGACCGCATGGAGTCTCAGCGGGCAGCACACCGGGACGACCGATATCCCGCTGACCGACAACGGACGTCGCCTCGCCGCTCGGATCGGGCCGGTGCTGGAGCGAGAAGTGTTCGCGCTCGTGCTCACGAGCCCGCTGCAGCGGGCCCGGGAGACGTGCGAGCTGGCCGGCCTGGGCGCCCGGGCCCTGCTCGACCCCGACCTCGTCGAGTGGAACTACGGTGACTACGAAGGGTTGACCCCGAAGCAGATCCACGAGAAGGCGCCCGGCTGGCTCATCTTCCGCGATGGTTGCCCCGGCGGGGAGACGTCGGAGCAGGTGGGAGCGCGCGCGGATCGGGTCATCGCCAGGGCGCGCGCCACGTCGGGCGACGTGGCCCTGTTCGCCCACGGGCACGTGCTCCGGGTGCTGGTGGCTCGCTGGCTGGGGCTGGCCGCGGCGGCGGGTCAGAGCTTCCTGCTCGATACCGGCACGCTGAACGTGCTCGGCTACTACCGGGAGATTCCGGCTCTGAAGATCTGGAATGCGCCGATCGCCGGATAG